GTTTCCTCACCTGCTCCTGCATGTTCGTCTTCTTCACATCAGCAGCTGGCCTTGCCCCCTGACATCACCACCCGGTACCACCTCCTAGAGATATGATAGTCTGTCGGTGACCTACATACAAGCACCAACAACATCAAGAATCAAGATCCAGTATTTCCACCATCTACCCATCGAACTATCAAGAACCAAGTAACCCAGTCAAGAACTCTGCAGCGGTAGCGACCTTATAGGACGATGGAGTAACCCAAGATGAGACACCGCCACTGCTATGATAACATGCTCCTTTTACCGCCCTCCATACCCAACCTGAAATGAAGACCCTAAAAATATCAATATAATCTCCTAAAGAAAATATGGAAGTGGCAGATACAAATGACTTCATCCCAGCACTCAGCTTGGCAAAGATAATTAATAGTATATTTCTCAGAGAATCCTGGTCAGAATCACAACTGATCAGTCATGTCTCCTAGCTGAACACCCTCTATACTTATATACTGGAGATTTACCTGATTGGATTTTGCAAAAGAAGAGTCTCCACAGAAGAAATGCACGTCAGGGTGAGTGCGTTTTACATCACGCTCAATCTGCTCGATCATCTGTGAATACTAACAAAAGATATCAATATTGGAGTGATGCAAAATGGACACCATATGCATTTGCAAACATTGTGAGAGCACATATATACAGTCAAAAAGAAAAGTTAAATGCTTCTTAAACTAAAAGGAAAATCCACGTATTTGAACCTTAATAGCAATTGCTTCAAATAGCTTGGGCTTGGTTCTGAGACCTGCGCCGTTGGCAGTGGATCAGGCGCAGCTCCACCCCGTGCTACTTCTCCAGAGGAGAAGAGAGCCGGTCAAAGAGGAGAGGAAGAGGCGTGGCTGGAGGTTGGCTAGGAGAGAGCCGCCTTGTATCTGGGCGACGGAGGAAGGAGGCGTCGATGTAGAATCGGGGCCGCGCAGTTCGGCGCCGCCCAGACCATGCACCATCGCCCGCTGGTTCTCCAGATCGGAACCGGCCGCGGTGCCGCCATATCGGCACGTCACAGGAGCCGCCACGGGCAGAGCAGAGCGGAGATGGCGGGGCGTAGAGGATCCAGCGCCATGGAGATGCGGGCAGAGCAAGGGGGCTGAGTCGCGGGCAGAGCAGGGGAGCTGAGTCGCGGGCGGAGCTGGGGAGCTGAGTCGCGGGCGGAGCTGGGCGCATTGAGTagcaggcggcggcgatggcggttttgggggagaggaggagaggagaggagagaaggtTGCGTGGGGCAGGAAGAGAAAATTAAATAGTAGATTCTGGAGTGACCCCTCcgatttcctttttcctcttccaTCCAATCGCCAACGTATTTATTTTGTCGTATTTGTGATGATGTGGAACGAGCGAGGGGGCACCATTAGCGCAACCCTTATTGGGTTTAATTCCGGTTGGTACATGATGTGGGCTGGCAACGTCGGCCATTTTGTGCAAACGACACCACACCGCTCCATGGGGCTAACACAATTTTCCCCTAATGTGGAATACTGCCTCATACGGGCCACATACCGCACCATACAACtgtgtgcttcaatcccgatgcGAACGAGCTCGTGGAGATAAGGTGAGCATGCAAGGACGGGCACGCCTATGAATTTCCGGTAATCTAAGAGAGCGGCGATAGAGGACATGCTCGCCTGCTCCTGGAACGTGTGCCAATGAGACATCGTAGCATCCACGTACGAAATAAATGCGATCATATGGAGAAAAGTATGATACGAGAACGGCCGAAATGATGGAACCGTCATGACGCCCTTCTATCTATGCCGTTGGTACGTGATGCAACCCGACGGTTCGTAAAATGTCACAAGTAGCGCCATTTTTTGTAACCAATATGCAAATGTGACGTCGTACGTCGAACGCCCCTCTCTTTACTCGGCCCTTGAAGGAAAAAAACATATCCCTTGCGGCACCGCACAAGCTTCGGAGCTCAGAGCTATGGTGATGGCGGAGGAGGAACACGATGGAATTGAGTTCCTATCAAATCCCCTTGATAGGTATGTTCCATGCATCACAAAAATGATGGACCTAAAAAACGTTACAGGGTTCGCGTTGGGCATGCACCAACTGAACGCCCACCATGTGCTGGCAGGATAAGTGCCCTGGAGAAAGCATTGAGAGGTTATGGAAATAAGAAGACTGACACAATCATTGTCACCGCGGTTGGAAACAACTTTGATTCATTCGATCGGGGAGGCATATGACTTTTACAATCTGTATTCCTAGGAAATTGGGTTTGGGATAAGGTATGGCAAGATCATGCTTAATGTTGAGAGAACGAAATGCATGCAGGAGATCGTTTGTGGTCGCTTGGTATGCACTATTTTCAAAATTGCTGTCAATGTAACACCACACCTAGTGTATCTTTTGTAAAATGTCAACTAAAACAATCTCACACTATATGTTTTAACTTTTTTTGCCTAAAAATTTGCAGGGGGTCCCCAAAAGAAGCAACACACGTTCCTGCCGTTGTTCCATGGATGAGTGAAGGGTTGTCGGTGGCCGCGAGCAGCTCGTGCGAAGAAGTTTGTCCTGATGTCATGTCGACGGTTCTTGATCTAAATGGTTTGTCGGACAGCGACAACACGTGAGTGGATTCCGGCTAGTCAACGAGGAAAGACGACCCACAGTCACTAGGATCGACGCAAAGGTGAGCTTCCACCCGTAGTGATGGTGTCATGTTGCCCATGTCGAGGGGTGTTGTCGATTTGAGATGCGATTACAAGCGAGTCGATATGCTGATTTATTGTTCTAAAATTTGAATGCAGATTTCGCATTGAGCAACGTCGCCATGCGCCGGGAGGGTATGTGCACCGGAGAAGACTTGAGGACTCACGGAGAAGAAGAGAGGCAATTTAATTGTTCCTGGAGTTGGGGCTACATTGGACTCGCTAGGTCAGATGTACGACTTGTACAGGTGTAATCTCGGGAATTGGATTTGGTATCTGGTACAGCAAGAGAGATTGAATGTTGAGCCCACAAAATGCATGCAAGAGTGTGTAAGTGCGAGCAGAAAGTTTTTCTGAACCGTTGTGTATATTTCCTGACTGTGAAAATGGTTACTTATGTCTGCTCCAGTGGATACCAAAGAAGATAAGAGCAATACTAGATCATGTTGATGCGAGCGCCCTACAATGATACATCTCTGGAGCAGCACGCAAGAGATTTACAGTCGGGCAATGTTCGAGAAGTTCGGTAGGAGGTAGGGCGATAAAAGATTGAAGAGGCAGAGAAAGGCGTAAAATACGTGAAGTGGCACCATCCACAGAAGCATGATAAATGGTGCCACATCGTTTATGAGGTGCGCATGGAAGATGAGAGTTTCTCTGCGAATGTGGAAATTTCGAGCATAGCGGGCTATTGTGCTGCATGTTGTGAAGGTACATCGCACAGAACTATTTTCGTTTGGTTCTGAATTCCGCTGGTGGTTACTCCACTGATAAACTTGCTGCTCAGGTCAAGGGGAGTGCCATCGGTAATTTAGCTGGCCTCTTCGCACTGCTTCGGAAACACAGGCCAGGGAGACCAACTAGCAGTCGAGACAAGCCTCTGTTCGTTGACTGAGCGTTGAAGAGCtcaaagaagaaagagaaagagaataTTGGGGAGACAGTTGGGTGTGGTTCAAGCAAGCGAACCCGGTCATGTACCATCTGTAGGAAGAAATGGAGGAAAGCGCACGACCTGCCCCTACCGGGTCGACATGCCAAAGAAGCCGGGGAAAGAGCTGACATGAACAAATTGTGGTGTTGGTTGGTTgggtaccggaggaacacttgcgGCAATGCTAACATCGTGCTTCACAAGGTGCCGCCTGCATGAGGCTGATGTAGTTGATATTGCAATTTGAAGATttgcaaaatatatatatatatatatattgtatctGAATAAACAAATTTTCCTGTAACCGGAATGTACTGAATTTTTTCCTCTAAGAGAAAACAATGTCGTAGTGAGGTGCCTGAATAAAACTGTAGGAGTTTGCGTACTAGGAGGAGGAGTAGGAACTCGTTTAGATTTCGAATGTTTGATTCAAAGCTCCTTGGGAGGCAAACCCGGCGGCGCCTGTACTACCGCGGTGATTAGCTGAAGTATTGAGTGGGCTGCCCGTATCAGAAGACGCGGCGAGCGATGGAACCTCCACACTGCAGTGATACTAGCTGGGAACTACGGCTTCCAGATAAAAACCAAACAATGAGCAGTTATGTCGGTTCTTGGCACACTTGCTGCACCTACTGAAGCGTACAATGGATAACGGCGATCCAGGGAGGGCTGCACATCGTTGGTTGCATGGACAACTCCGGTGATGGTCGCGGTGTTACCATGCAGAGAGGTGTGATGCAAGTAAGGTGCCGGCTTTTGGCATTGAATCGGATCCGCCGATCGTAGACTGCATGCAGCAGTCGTCTGATTCACACCGTTTCTGGTGGGTGGTGTGGCTAGATAAGTGACCGGTAGGAGGTACTGTGGTGGCCCACGCGTCTTGTGAATTGTGGTATGCGCCGTGCCGGGATGGTGCAGGTGTGAAACGTCTCTCTCGCGTCAAGTTGGGCCGCGGGGTACAAGATGGATGTGGCCGTCAGCATCCAAACGACGTCACGGTACCATTGTCTAACCCGTTACGTTATTAAAAACGGCTATGTCCCACAAAAGTTTGCTGTGTCAGATCTGCATGGCGTCCAACGGTGAATGATAACGTGACCAGGCGAGGACGAGCGCGCCTATGAGTTTTCCTAAGATTAGCCACTTCTTCTATATGTTTTTATTTTGACCGACATTTTTGTTTTGgttggttttatttattttgaaaatgttcaagaattttaaACTATTCATGAATAAGTAAAGACTTTTTGTGAGATTTAAAATGTTAATAAATTTTTGTGTGTGTACTAAACAATTGCCGCGAACTTTTAAGACATAATCTAGGATTttgatatgattttttttaaaattatgaaTAATTTTTTAAAGACCTGAGAATTAAAAAAGCTTAAAAATTCGAATAAATATGTATCTATTTAGAAAATGAAAAATAGAGAAGAACAGAAAAAGTAAAAAGGATTAAAATAAATGAAATGGACAATGAATGAATATAAAAGTAGACAAAAATAAAAAGCCTAGCAGAAACCCAGAAAATAGGGGGGAGTGGGGTGGGCATGGGCCGGCTCCCGTAGTCGGCGAAGGAGGGGAAACTGGGAAACAAAGGGCCAACTGGCCCAGCAACGGAGCGGTGGGAGCGTTAGGTCTATATCAGAACCTCACGCACCTTCTTCCCCTCCTTCATCCCCTTCTCCCTCTCCCAAACTCCAGtacatttctctctctctcgccgactcCGACATCCCGGTTTGTCCGCTGCCTGCTGAAGGATCCCTGCCTGCTCCCTCCCTTGGCCAGTTATGACCCTGATTTCCGATTCTATTTCTCTACATATGTGGATTCTTCATTCGATCTCACCTGGAGAAGACGCCGATATCAACAATTAACTAGTCCATGCTCTTCTTTTATTATTTTTCAGTTCATTCAAATAGAAGAAAGGAAAAAGAAGCCAGATTTCTGTCTATTACTTCCTCAAtttcgaattacttgtcgcatgtatggatgtatttagatgtattgtagttctaggtacatccatttctgcgagagtaatttgaaacggagggagtagatcgggGGAGGCAGAGAGAGATTTGAAGCGGAACCATGAATCGCCGTTTCGTCAATCTGCTGGTCAATAGGTTGTGCGCCCCTCGACCCGCTTACAGGCTGCACTGCATCGACCCCGCAACCTTGTTTTACCCTACCGGATCGCCACAGCCAGCAGATCCAGCTGCCATAAACCACagcgctccagctccagctccagctcctggGAGGTTGCCTGCGCCCACCATATCCTTCGACTGGCCCTGCAAGCCGCACCAATCAACATCATTGCCGTCGACCACGAGGGCCGCACGCTCCTCTACGACACCGCCTCCAGGGCTGTCCGGGCCTTGAACCCGATGCAACCCCCTCTGCGGTCATACAACATATTCGTCACAGTAGGCGACAGCCTGTATGTCATGGCGACCGAGGCTGGCTTGCGATCCCGGCTTATATGGTTCCATGCTCTCATCTACGGCCAGCCGCCGGATTTCATAGGTCAGCAGGACTGGTACTGGCGTCCTCTCGACCTGCCTTGCTTTGATTATGAGGGTGGTCATTACAAGTCGGATCTGCCTCACTCTGAGTACGACTCGGATGCTGATGACGACTGGAATGCTGATTACACGGATTCTGCAGATGTTACAAACACCAATGAGTCGCCACACCCCTGTGCGATCTGTGCCTACACGGTGGTTGGTAATTCACAGATCTGGGTATCCACACTGGGCGCTGGCACGTACTCCTTTGACATCATGAGTGGCACGTGGAGCAAGGTCGGCACGTGGGTGCTGCCGTTCAGAGGCCGTGCTGTTTACGTCCCCGAGCACAACCTCTGGTTTGGCTTCTCAGATAAAGACGATCAGCTCTGTGCGGTTGACCTTGCTCTGACGCAGCCGGTGCTGCAGAAGGTGTTAGAAGACCCACCTCTGCCCGAGGCGTGTTCCCCGATGGCTTCCCATCTTCTTCATTTGGGTTCTGGGCTTCTGGCAAGTTGTGCGTGCAAAGGCTGTTCCAGAAGACACAGCAGGGGAGCCTTCTTCAGTCAGTTCCCAGTGATGAGAAAGATGAAGGTTTTGCCGTGCTTGCTGGTGTGGAAGTTCGGCGCGATGATGGCATTGGAGACCTTCAGATGATGAAGCACAAGTCCATGCGTTATGGTTTTGATGAAAATGGCGTCAAGCTGCTGTGATATTGCAAGCGGGTTTAAAGCAAGGACTTCTTTTAAAAAATCTTTTAGGCCAGTTTTTGTTTGTATATTCTGCTATCTGTGGAAATTTAACTTGGCTGATTTGTTGAATTACTGTGGGACTAGAATCGGACTAGAATCAAGTTATGTCTGTTGTACGTTAGAGATTTCCTGCAATCCTCTTATGCAGAGTCTTAAGTAACTAGAAGGATATATGATATGCGCGCTTTGCTGCGCCCGTAAAGACTAATGAATAGacaaacatgtcttattgatgCAAGTTATCTTCATTTCTTAGATGAGTAGCAAAGTACATAATTTTTTATTCCATTCAAATCTATTTACGGATACATCAAAATATGAAGCAAAAAAATGTGCATTGTTAATTACCAAAGACACTGAACATTTTACAACATTGAGTATCATCAAGGCAGCTCTCAACATTCATGCATCTTCACTCGTGTGACTTTTTTTTTCTGCAAAGCTTACTCACAAACAATGAAGTTAATCAGTAGTGGGCAACATGCAATATCTTTGCAATCTTGACAGATAGTGATAAAAGGTTGTTCAAGATTCTCTGGCTTTTCGAGAGTATAGTATAGCTCTAGGCATAAAGTTCGCTTCCTGTCACACAAACATACAAAAGGAAAATTTAATCCCAACAATTGCAGGACACAATTTGTAAGGAAGAGAAGAAATTGTTAGTACATAATGTGAGAACAATTTGGTGAGGAACAATGAAGGAGATCCTGCCAAAAGTGTATCTTGACCAATCATATAACACATGATAACTCATGTAAGCATGAAATTCAATTCTAACTGGATACATAGATTCAAATTCAATTCATTAattgtggcaattttgaacaataTAATAAAACTGATTGACCAAGGGAAATGCTTACTGTACTATTGGACTTGGGGACTTCTATTGATGCAGCGCTGTTTAAGGCCAGCTAATAAATAGACATAGATCCTGAAAAATGCACCAAAGTATGTTAGGCTTAAATCAAGATTTATTTAAATGTAGACATCAACAATCAGCATGCTACACTTAGATCGGGTTGAAGCTCTCGAAACTGGCCGAGAATCTCACAATTGATGCTGCCAACATAGAAGGGTTTTTGCAATGTTTCTGCAAGATATGCAGATTTATTTGAAGTGTGTCAGTGAGACTACAAACAACTAATCCTGATACAACTCTAGCGGAACAAAAATAGTTCTTATAAATTTATAATACATGTCAGCTCTCCAATACAATCATGTTTGTCTGCTTGAGCAAAGACAGTCGGTGGAATCTCACCGAATGACGATGGTCATTGGGCCCTAAGATCAAAGATTTCTATTCTGGAGGATGCGGAACTTAATTAGGAGTATAAATCAGAGAGAAAGAAACTTAATAATCTACACCGCAGGAGAGTAAGTGTATCAAATAAAGGATTGTTACTTCAAAGCAGGAAAGTGACCGGATGGCAACTCGCAAAATCAGAAGCCATCGGTATACATGTGTAGGCCAGCTTGAACCCAGTTAGCCTGTTACAGAGAGGTAGCGTTCAGACTTTTGCACAGAAATGAGATAATTTGAGTATCTGAAGATGAAACTAAGAAGAAGAATCCTGCGAGGCATTGAACCCAAACCTATAAGAACATGAGCAACATATATAATTTATCAGTTATACTCTATACTGGCAAAAATAGGAATCACAATAAACACCAACATTTGAATACTCTGAAGGATTCTACACATAAGCCCTCGATCAGATACAGACCAGCTAGACATACTTACTAAAGTACACTGTACACATGAGGGTGACTACTATAAAGAAAATTAGATAGTGTAGTGTGCAaaatgttaggagattatattgaaAACAGAACACGTGGAACCTTGGAGTGTTGTACACCTCTACCCTGTCCCAGATTTGGAGCAAGTAAAATTGTAGAGCCACTGCCAGGGAAGCCACAAACTCTGCTCACGCCATATCACAGCCGCCATGACACCGAAAACCCAAGCCCAATCCAATGGCGCGAACAACGAAACGCTTCAGCAGAGCGACTACAATGAACCAGGTGCGTCACCCAATCCGCTGCTGTCGATGACAAACCGGTAAGAAGCTGACCCATCCGCTGCTATCGACGACATACCGGTAAGAAGCCAACCCATCCGCTGCTGTCGACGACAAACCGGTAAGAAGCCGACCCATCCGCACTCAGACTCAAGCAAACTAGAAGTAGATGATTTATTTATGCATGCATGTCTACTTCGAAGTTCGCATGCACACTGGAACACACTGGTACTTCATCGGTCAATTTCTTCAAAGAGGGAGGAAACTGCAACCGGGATGCCACTCATCAGTCAATTTGAACTTTAGTATACTCATTACAGCAAAGATTCTCAGCTAGTACAAGACATAAAAGTTCAGTACTACAATTATTACGGAACTTATTCCAGATATTTCACAGGTTAATCACTAGCAGTACTATGCCAGTAATCAGTATCGGTTATAAAACTAACATGAAAAATTGCCTGACATTACAAAAATGTAAAGCGGTAGAAGTACAAGCTTGTACAAGAAAACACATATTAATTATGACAACgtcagaaattatatatatacaaATGACATATGGCTTACAAATCAGAAATGATATATATACAGAAGAAGGTAAATATACATCACCTTATCAAGGGACACATCATGCTAGCAGCAAGACGAGACCACTCATAAGCATCTATTTCACCGTTCAACATTTTCAGGCCAATCATCGTCACCATCAGCCACGGTGCCTACAAAAGAGAGACACCATAAACTGacttaaattcaaataaaaagtaGAGGGCACTGTGTTCATGTAACTTGAGCCAGTTACTAACATAAGGTACATTGTTAATTAGGAATAAGCAAAGGAAAATCTACTACAAATTTGTTGAAGAAATACACTCAAAAAGGTAATGCTCAATTGCTCAGTAGTGAAGGATGCGTCCAGTTCCAGCCCATCATTATGTTGTCTAGAAGACTATAACTGTTTTGAATTGATTATGTTCCAAATTATGTGAAACGCGCGAAATCAAAATACTCACAGTAACCAAACAGTGACAAGGAAGAGCATGACTACTAAGATTCAAATAGATATGATCTCACAGTGAATAGGACAAAAGTAATATCTATTTCTGATTCTTGTTGCAGGACCCTACAACAAAGGATTGAAAGCTTAATGAAACTTACATATTCATTCAACAAGGAACAATATATAGGCACGTTGTCATTACGGATATATGATTAGTGGTAAGATCAACAGACAGTTATATAAATACTAACTTGTAGAGAAAAAATATTGTAAGGAATACAACAAAAGGGACATGTGCAAATCAAGTTAGTCAAATAGCATTTCTGAACTTAATTAACCATGCATATTGTATGTGCATAGAAACAAAAACGAGTTTGCTCTACCTTCCGCCAGGTTAAAAAATGATATCACAAAACATTGACAACAATTTAGCAAACAGACAGAGAAACAAATAACATAACTTATATATGAATCGTAGAGCTTGACATTCCAATAAACAGAAAGATAATTAGACTATTGCAAGGCAATGATACCTGCATCATAGAAACTTGTG
This region of Triticum aestivum cultivar Chinese Spring chromosome 2D, IWGSC CS RefSeq v2.1, whole genome shotgun sequence genomic DNA includes:
- the LOC123048730 gene encoding uncharacterized protein encodes the protein MQPPLRSYNIFVTVGDSLYVMATEAGLRSRLIWFHALIYGQPPDFIGQQDWYWRPLDLPCFDYEGGHYKSDLPHSEYDSDADDDWNADYTDSADVTNTNESPHPCAICAYTVVGNSQIWVSTLGAGTYSFDIMSGTWSKVGTWVLPFRGRAVYVPEHNLWFGFSDKDDQLCAVDLALTQPVLQKVLEDPPLPEACSPMASHLLHLGSGLLASCACKGCSRRHSRGAFFSQFPVMRKMKVLPCLLVWKFGAMMALETFR